CGTCCATAGATCTTTCGTTTGTCACCAAATCTTCTGGGAAAGTAATTTCCCACGGACGACTGCTCATTGGTGGAATTATTCCAACTGGACTCAGATCAAATTCACCTTTAGCAAATAAATGACCTTCAACAGCAATTGCTAGGTCTAATTTACCCATTTCTACCGGTATTGATGAGGCGTTACGAATAAATAAAGCTACGGTAACAGCCCCTTCACGAGGAATCAAGCTAAAACCCGTAAGTCCTAATGTTCCCTCAGGAATATCTGGCAAGCTATCATTTAAGAAGCGCAAGGTATACTTTTTCTCTTGATCCAGCATTTCGTTCCATGCTGGGTTGAAAGAAACTTCCAGATCGCTTGATTTTAACATTTTTTCTGTCGCTTCTTCAATCCGATTATGCGTAGTCTGAGAAAGGTCTTTCTTGAGATCCTCGTGACTTCGCATTTCATTATCGTTAGTAAACCAATTCTTTAAAAAGTTAAACATAAGATCCCCCTCTTTGCTGTGATACAAAATTCCTATATAATCAATTCCGTTTTTAACGTAGTACGATCTCTAGTCAGTGACTAGGAGTTATTCGCCGGGAAAAAGATTAATTTTGAGCAAGCTGCACTTTCCACTGGGATAAATCAACATTTTCCTTTAGGATGCTCTCTTTTGGAAAAATAAACATCCAAGGCTTGCTTGTTTGGGCATTTACAACAAAATCCTTTAGCTGGAATACACCCTCTGCTACCTTATCACCTGTGGCATCATAAAGAGCCAGTGGCAGTTGTTCAAAAGAAAGATTTTGAGTCGATCCATTCCGAATTAAGAGAATCGCTCGAATTACGCCTTCATCGTTTTGCTTCGCTTGAACGCTCTGAACATTTACTTCCCCTTCTTTTAGCTCAGGAAGACTTTTTGCCAGCTCGATAAAGTATTTCTTTTGATCGTCAGTTAACGATTTTACCCAAGATTCTTCCAGCTCCAAATTTTTCGGCAGTACCATTTTATTTTGAGCCAATTCAAAGGCAAGTTTCCAGTTTTGCAGCAGAACATTTGTCGTGATAAAGTGTTCTCTTGTAAATACAAAATTCCACGGTCGAGCATGGAACGCCGGAATTTCTCCAAGCTCGCTTAGATCAAATTCTTGTCGGGTAAATAGCTTATCGCCCTCAAACAGGATAAGCAAGGTCATTTTCCCCAACGCAACAGGCTGATCGCTTGCATTTCGTACAAAAGCCGCTATTTCAACGCCGTCCTCATGAGGCACCATATTAAATCCAGAGATAGCAATATTGCCCTCTTCCAAAGGCTCCAATTGGTTAGCCATAAAGGACATCGAATATTTCTGCATATTATCTAGCTCATTTTCCCATAACGGGTGTAGGGATAGCGCTGTCACGCGTGTAGTGACATCAGTTGATTTTTGTTTCGTAGTCTTCTTGGCTTTGTCATTCTTCTTATCCGAAGCTTGTTTATCCGTGTTTGTAACAGGCAACACAGACTGTTCCTTACTTTTCGGCAAAGTAGAGGTGTCTTTTTCATCACCTGACAATATATTTTTCAAAAAGGAAAACATGATTTGTCCGCTCCCACATGTATAGTATTGTCTACCTATATTCTTATCTTTTCATATTATCATAAGTAACCTTCAAAACACAAAAGCCCATATTTTCCTTAACTCAATCGTTTCAGGCATTCCATTATACCCTGTTCATAAGGGGTATGTACAATACGCCCTAGCTCGTGTTCATATTTACTGCCGTCTAACTGAATGGTAGATTCTGTGACATACATCATCTCCACCATTTCCCTCATAAAGGGCTGGAACCAGCCAAGCACTGTCATTACTTTCCGGCCAATTGGGACCATGAAATTTTTTCTTCCATTATATAGACGCGCCATCTCCCTGATTTGTTTTGCTGAAATCGTCCCCGAACCTGGAATATTCCAAGTCGTTCCATACGTATTCGGACGTTTAGCCAATCGAATAATCGCTTTGGCTGCATCTGGTGTATAGATGTATTCACGTTTAACAGTAGGATCGCCAATAAAGATACTGGGCTTCCCTTTAGCCAAAGACTCTAGCGTGACATGTAAAACTGTATTCGTTGCGTGTGGACCATAAAAGTCAGGTAAATGAACAAGCATACATGGGGTACCCGACTCGTTCGCTTTCCACACAAGCTGTTCTATCTGTAACCGAATCTTCCCCTTTGTCGTATGTGGTTCTTTAGAGTGCTGTTCATTTACTAACGGTGTTTTGGCTCTACCGTATGCATAGATGTTGTCGATCACAACCACTTTGGCTCCATGATGCTTGGCAGCAGTTAAAACATTGTTCATCAATGCTGGATGGCCTGTTTTCCATTCCGGATATGGAACACTGACACAATGAAAAATCACATCCACACCCTTAGCGGCTTGTAGCAAATCTTCTAGGCTATAGGCATCTCCTGTGTATAAGGACAAAGCTGGGGAATAGTCTCGTTTCTTCGTTTCCAATTCCCATTCGGCTTGTAATTTCGTCAGCTTTGTAGTAGAGCGTGCAAAAGCTACCGTATGAATCCCGTTGCGAAGTAATTCTAAAACTAATTCTGTTCCAATGCTACCTGTAGCTCCAAATACCAATGCTTTGTCCATGATCCTTCTCTCCTTTTTAACCAGTGGTCAATTAATACTTGAGAAAAAACTCGACTACTACTGCCGAGGTTTTTTTGATGGTTTTTTGATTCTTGCCTCTGGATTCTGGTTTCTTGTCTCTGGATTCTTGTTTCTTGATTCTAGATTCTGGTTTCTTGTTCCATCTATTCTTTCATTTTCAGCTTTTCTTTTGGTATTGTTCATGACGTTGCTTGATTATTCAATTCGCTTCAAACTTCAAGCCTCGTGCTCGCCAGTCAATTGGTTAGCCAGAAATCTCACATGCACCTTAACAAGTGCTTCCACATCTTCGTACGTTTGCTTCGTTTGAATGTAATGGACGACAAACCCATGTAAAGAAAGGAATATGACCCATGGTATTGTGAACGTATTTCCAATCCTTTGTAGCGCATCTCCCGCCTCTTCCCTGACAAGGCTTGCAAACGTTTCATAACAACTGTCCTGCTCTGGTCGAGCGTACTCCAATGTCTCCGGCTCATTCGAACAAAACATCATTTCATAATGATGCGGATGGCTAAGGCCAAAATGGATAAAGGTCTCCATTAGCGACTCTAATTTATGCTGGGGCCGGCTCGCAGTATCCGTCTGTTCGATTGATTTTTTCATTTGTTCCTGCAATGTACGATAATCCTCTTGCACAATAGCGTTAAATAGCTCAGCCTTTTCTTTGAAATGATAATATAGTGATCCGTGACTATAGCCTAGTTTTTGTGCAATACTTCGCATGGAAACCGCTCGATAGCCTTGTGTTGCAAATAGTTCGCGAGCTACTTTTACAATCTGTTCACGGCTCAGTTCCTTGGTTACCGCCCTTCTTGCCGCCATCGTGCTTCACTCCTTACAAACTAACTTCAGTTTATTTAACCAATGGTCAATTAATGTTTTCAGTATATCTTGCATTTCTTTACTTGTCAAAGAGTAATATCCGTTATTTTCCTCATCGTGTCCCAAAGAACAGACAACCTATTCAAATCACTTCCTTATTATATATTGCTTTATGCAGGCGATCTTATGATCTATACTTCATTACATCTTTGTACAAAAAAAACGAGCGTAAAGCTCGCTCGTCTCTTTTGTCGTTTATTCTGCGGTGTTTATTATGCAGTATTTCTTACTCCGTATTACCCTCATTGACCATTCTCGCGGTTTTCCTCTGCAAATGCAACAATCGCCACATTAGGAAAATAGCCCCAACGGCAAGACCTACAATTAAACCAATCCAATAGCCGAATGCACCTAAATCGGTAATTTGTACCAACAAAAATCCGAGTGGTAAACCAATCACCCAATATGAAATCAAAGCAACAATAAAAGTAATGTTTACGTCCTTATAACCGCGCAGCGCTCCTTGAATAGGGGCGGCAATCGCATCAGACAACTGAAAAAAGATGGCATATAATAAGAAATGCTGAGCCAGCTCAAATACTTCAATGTCATTCGTGTAAAGGGAAGCCACTTCTTTGTTGAAGATAACCAAAGCTACTGAAAATAATAACCCCAATGCTACGGCAATGCCGATTCCTAAAAAACTGTACTGACGTGCATCCTTCATTCGTTTTGCCCCTACCTCATGACCAACCACAATCGTTAATGCCATGGCGATACTCATCGGTATCATATATAGGAAGGAAGCAAAATTCATTGCCACCTGATGGGCAGCAATCGTAATGGTATCGAATCGACTCATCAGCAGAGTAACAGCCGCAAAAATACTGGTCTCAAAGAAAATGGAGAATCCAATCGGCAAGCCTAATTTTAAAATTTCTCCCCATGTCTTAAAGGAGAGCTTATGAAGCTTACTAAACAATCCGTACTCCCGAAAATTCCCTACGCGTAAAATAACAAAATAAGTAATCACCAAAATAATCCAATAGGTAATAGTCGTCGCTACCCCTGCACCAACCCCACCTAATCGTGGCAAGCCGAATTTACCGAAGATTAATAAGTAATTTAATACAACATTAATCGGTAAAGAGATGAGGGAGATAAACATAGTGACTCTAGTCTCACCCAAAGCATCGATGAAGCAGCGCAAAACGGTGTAGACAAAAAGCGGAATGATACCAAAAGCAAGTGCCAATAAAAAGTTCTGAGCAACCCGGTGCACCTCTGGTTCCAGCCTCATGCCGCCCAGGATGGCAGGAATGGCAAATATACCAATCACAATGACAGAGAGCGCGATTGCCACACCTAGATAGATTCCTTGAAAAACAATATAAGGAACCTTTTCTTTCTTCTGCGCCCCAATCATTTGAGCGATGATTGGAGTGACCGCTAACAGAATTCCGTTTAATCCGGTAAAAACAGGCGCCCATATACTAGTCGCAATTGCTACGCCCGCTAAATCATTCGCCCCGGCATGTCCAGACATAATCGTATCAAAAAAGGACATTGCAAAAAGAGCCACCTGTGTAACCATGATTGGCAACAAAATGAGTAAAAAATGTTTCGATTTTTGAGATAAGTTGTAAGTTTGATTCATAATTGACCCCTGTATTTTTTTGGATAATTACAAAGTCTAATTATAACATAGTTTGGATTTTTTAATGGTAGTTTATGTGAGGATAAAACCTTTTGAAATAAGATATAGGGTATAAATTATATTTTACGTAATTAGATACAATTCTGTCTATTATATTCGCTATATTTTGCTTATTTGTAAACATAATATTAATTTATATAGTCCTTATTCCTTTTTTTTACAAATGAAAGAGTAACATGCTACTGACAAAGATTGGTAATGGAAAGGATTTTATAATTTACAGTATATTACAAATCGTTGTGAAGGTAGGTGCTATACTGCGTGAACTGGTAGAGGGCAAATCCAGAGACCTTTTAGCTAAGGAATTGGGACATAAAAACTACAAAACACTAGACATCTATATGCGCCGCAAGAACTTACTTGCCAATGCTGCTCAGTGTCAAAAATTCGCTACTGATCTGTAATCACATTCTTTTTATACTTCCTTACTAACGTAGGCTGTTCTCATGGATTGAAATTCACCAATTAATTTCAACAAGATAGATAGAGGAAAAAACCCTTTAGACATCTATTGAAGTTGTCTAAAGGGTTTTCTTATTTCACTCAAATGATTTTATTAAGAGACTGTAATAGTAAAGGTTTCAGATACTTCTCCGCCTTGACCATCTTTTGCAGTTACAGTGATAGTTGCTGTTCCCTTAGCTACTGGAGTAACTACGATATCGTTACCTGATACAGCTACTGTAGCAATCCCAGCGTCGTCGCTTTTTGCAGTAAGTGTCAAAGTATCTCCATCAGCATCTGTGAAAGTACCAGATGCATCAACAGTTACATCAGTACCTACTGTTCCAGTTTTGTCATCAATAGCTGCAGCTACTGTTGGAGCATTATTTGTTTTCGCTGCTTCGTTTACTGTAATAGTAAAGGTCTCAGATACTTCTCCACCTTTACCATCTTTTGCAGTTACAGTGATAGTTGCTGCTCCCTTAGCTACTGGAGTAACTACGATATTGTTACCTGATACAGCTACTGTAGCAATCCCAGAGTCGTTGCTTGCTGCAGTAAGTGTCAAAGTATCTCCATCAGCATCTGTGAAAGTACCAGTTACATCAACAGTTACATCAGTACCTACTGTTCCAGTTTTGTCATCAATAGCTGTAGCTACTGTTGGAGCATTGTTTGCTGGAGTCTGAGCAACTACAACCTCTTTATTAGTAGAAATAGCATTGAAATTGTTTACTAAGTTACCATTTTTATCTTTCAAGCTGTTGTTGTTTAGAAGCGCAATTGACAGAACATCATTCAACCCTTTTTGTTCAAATACTAGTGTAATTGTATCAGAAGGAGTAACGGTTGCTTTGTAATCTGTACCAGGGATTAAAACGTTACCTTTAGAATCTTTAACTGTTAATGCTTGAGCAGCTACCGCTTCATTTGCAGTTAGGGCTTCGTCAAATTTAACAGCAACAGAATATCCATCAGTACCAACTTCAAATTCTTCAACCGGAATTAGAGATGGAGCAATTTTATCTGCTACAGATGCATCAGTGTTAATTACAAAAGCATTGCCTAATGCAGTCTCAGTTCCAACAGGTGTAGCAATTGTTTTTACCTTAACATTTGCTACAGATTTATCTTTAAGCTCATCCACAAGTGTTAGTGTAATTACACGACCATCGATAGTTGCATTAGCCAATTTTACATCCTTGCTACCATCTGTTACTACAAAATCACCAGCGTAAAGAATAGAAGGTACTCCACCATCTTTAGAAAGAGTGATTTTAATTGTTTTTGCATCTACTGCTTCAGCTTTCTCTACAGTTGCTAATGTTTCAGCTACTGCGCCAACCAAAGAAACTTCTTGATCATCGATTGTATTACCTGCTAAGTCTTTAATTCCAGCTAAGTAGATAGATGCTACATCAGCAGTTGAAACAGGAGTATTTCCTTGTTTCCAAGAAGTAGGGAATGTGAATACAACAGATTTACCTGTTGCATCTAGATCAACTGTTGCACCAGCTGGTAGGTTGTAGATACCTTTATTAGCAATTGCATATTTGAAACTAGCAACATTTGTAGCAGAAGTTAGATCCAATTTTTCATTAAATGCAATAACTACTTTGTTCTTAGCAGAATCTTTGATTTTGCTAGCAACTGCCGGAGCTGTCTTATCTGGAACGATTACCAAATGGTCAACAACTGCATCCATTGGGTTACCTGCTAAATCTTTAATTTCAGAAATACTAAGTTTGAAAGGAGATTCTTCTGGATTAAACTTAGCACCACCTGGTAATTTGACAACTACTTTAGTTTCATCATCTGTACCAGATACTTGTTCAAATGCTATTGGTTGAATGCTGATAAGTTTACCGTCTTTATTTTTTAAAGTAACTTTTGCACCAGCAAGTTTAACTTTTTCATTGAAGGAAACAATAATTTTCTCCTCAGAATCTGCTGTAACTGCATTCACAAAAGGTTTTTCGGTATCAATTTCTGGCTTAAAGGAGATTTTGATATCTTCAGTAGTTTTATTTCCGTAAAAATCTTCAATACCTTTAGCAATAACGATTTCTCCACCAGCATTCGGGAAATTAGTACCAAAAGTAGCTGTATATTTGGTTCTATCTAATCTGTCTTGTTCAACAGTTGCAGTTACTGCTCCAAATTTTACAACAGGAGTAGTTTTTACTTCACGATCGAATTTGAAAGTAACTGCTGTTGTAGAAGCACTTACTAGAGTAGCTGTTGGTGCAGTTACAATTCCATCAACAGAGAATTTAGACTCTAACTCAACATTTTTTAATGTAGCGTAGTCTTCCAATACATTTGCTTTTACTTTTAACGTATGCTCACCTGCTGTTAGAGCATTAGCAAGTTGAATTGTTAATTTTGTACCAGTAGCATCAAGTTCCAATGAAGTAGCAGAGAATAGTTGACCATCAATTGTGTAGTTAGATGGTACTTTTACAGCAGTATCTTTAACTGGTTCACTGAATACTACCTCTAATTTTTTGTTACCAACAGTTTTAACTGCAGATACTGTTGGAAGAGTAAGGTCTGTTAGAGAAATATTTTGTACGGTAAAATCGTCTCCTAATTCTACTCCTGCAGTATCTTTAATTTTCCCGTCTACAGTTACTGATATTTTACCTGTTTGATTAACAAGTGCTGTTCCTAGAGTCAATACAACAGATGTTTTGTCGTCCGATAGTTTAGCATCGATTACAGTGTTTGAACCAGTTACCTTAAATTTATCTGTTTTAATACTTGCTTCATCAACAGCTTTTGTAAAGTTAACTTTGATTTGTTTTAAGTTAATAGCACTTACGCTTTCAACTTTCAAATCACCAGCTTTAGCAGCATCAACAGCAGCTTTTTTCTTAGCTACACGAGCTTCAAGAGCTGCTTTTTTGTCAGCGTCAGTTACAGCGCTAACTTTAGCAACTGCAGTTACACCAAGAGCTTCCGCTTTAGCGATTGCTTCTGGAGTGTCAAGTGCAGCAGCTTCGTA
The nucleotide sequence above comes from Brevibacillus laterosporus LMG 15441. Encoded proteins:
- a CDS encoding NAD-dependent epimerase/dehydratase family protein — its product is MDKALVFGATGSIGTELVLELLRNGIHTVAFARSTTKLTKLQAEWELETKKRDYSPALSLYTGDAYSLEDLLQAAKGVDVIFHCVSVPYPEWKTGHPALMNNVLTAAKHHGAKVVVIDNIYAYGRAKTPLVNEQHSKEPHTTKGKIRLQIEQLVWKANESGTPCMLVHLPDFYGPHATNTVLHVTLESLAKGKPSIFIGDPTVKREYIYTPDAAKAIIRLAKRPNTYGTTWNIPGSGTISAKQIREMARLYNGRKNFMVPIGRKVMTVLGWFQPFMREMVEMMYVTESTIQLDGSKYEHELGRIVHTPYEQGIMECLKRLS
- a CDS encoding accessory Sec system S-layer assembly protein, with amino-acid sequence MFSFLKNILSGDEKDTSTLPKSKEQSVLPVTNTDKQASDKKNDKAKKTTKQKSTDVTTRVTALSLHPLWENELDNMQKYSMSFMANQLEPLEEGNIAISGFNMVPHEDGVEIAAFVRNASDQPVALGKMTLLILFEGDKLFTRQEFDLSELGEIPAFHARPWNFVFTREHFITTNVLLQNWKLAFELAQNKMVLPKNLELEESWVKSLTDDQKKYFIELAKSLPELKEGEVNVQSVQAKQNDEGVIRAILLIRNGSTQNLSFEQLPLALYDATGDKVAEGVFQLKDFVVNAQTSKPWMFIFPKESILKENVDLSQWKVQLAQN
- a CDS encoding Ig-like domain-containing protein, coding for MNKKVILSVLSTALVTSMATSAFAASGGIYIGGKVDRFYSDDAFIKQNAMLVKDLYDSGLENVENSVLYVNWDGEVATLQELMDAKLAGKEVKYRTVTSEDFEKIGGEEGFYAVDAQGKVSTEKEMQPEQKPLNPDAILKQAEEAVVAYEAAALDTPEAIAKAEALGVTAVAKVSAVTDADKKAALEARVAKKKAAVDAAKAGDLKVESVSAINLKQIKVNFTKAVDEASIKTDKFKVTGSNTVIDAKLSDDKTSVVLTLGTALVNQTGKISVTVDGKIKDTAGVELGDDFTVQNISLTDLTLPTVSAVKTVGNKKLEVVFSEPVKDTAVKVPSNYTIDGQLFSATSLELDATGTKLTIQLANALTAGEHTLKVKANVLEDYATLKNVELESKFSVDGIVTAPTATLVSASTTAVTFKFDREVKTTPVVKFGAVTATVEQDRLDRTKYTATFGTNFPNAGGEIVIAKGIEDFYGNKTTEDIKISFKPEIDTEKPFVNAVTADSEEKIIVSFNEKVKLAGAKVTLKNKDGKLISIQPIAFEQVSGTDDETKVVVKLPGGAKFNPEESPFKLSISEIKDLAGNPMDAVVDHLVIVPDKTAPAVASKIKDSAKNKVVIAFNEKLDLTSATNVASFKYAIANKGIYNLPAGATVDLDATGKSVVFTFPTSWKQGNTPVSTADVASIYLAGIKDLAGNTIDDQEVSLVGAVAETLATVEKAEAVDAKTIKITLSKDGGVPSILYAGDFVVTDGSKDVKLANATIDGRVITLTLVDELKDKSVANVKVKTIATPVGTETALGNAFVINTDASVADKIAPSLIPVEEFEVGTDGYSVAVKFDEALTANEAVAAQALTVKDSKGNVLIPGTDYKATVTPSDTITLVFEQKGLNDVLSIALLNNNSLKDKNGNLVNNFNAISTNKEVVVAQTPANNAPTVATAIDDKTGTVGTDVTVDVTGTFTDADGDTLTLTAASNDSGIATVAVSGNNIVVTPVAKGAATITVTAKDGKGGEVSETFTITVNEAAKTNNAPTVAAAIDDKTGTVGTDVTVDASGTFTDADGDTLTLTAKSDDAGIATVAVSGNDIVVTPVAKGTATITVTAKDGQGGEVSETFTITVS
- a CDS encoding MATE family efflux transporter, with translation MNQTYNLSQKSKHFLLILLPIMVTQVALFAMSFFDTIMSGHAGANDLAGVAIATSIWAPVFTGLNGILLAVTPIIAQMIGAQKKEKVPYIVFQGIYLGVAIALSVIVIGIFAIPAILGGMRLEPEVHRVAQNFLLALAFGIIPLFVYTVLRCFIDALGETRVTMFISLISLPINVVLNYLLIFGKFGLPRLGGVGAGVATTITYWIILVITYFVILRVGNFREYGLFSKLHKLSFKTWGEILKLGLPIGFSIFFETSIFAAVTLLMSRFDTITIAAHQVAMNFASFLYMIPMSIAMALTIVVGHEVGAKRMKDARQYSFLGIGIAVALGLLFSVALVIFNKEVASLYTNDIEVFELAQHFLLYAIFFQLSDAIAAPIQGALRGYKDVNITFIVALISYWVIGLPLGFLLVQITDLGAFGYWIGLIVGLAVGAIFLMWRLLHLQRKTARMVNEGNTE
- a CDS encoding SLAP domain-containing protein, encoding MFNFLKNWFTNDNEMRSHEDLKKDLSQTTHNRIEEATEKMLKSSDLEVSFNPAWNEMLDQEKKYTLRFLNDSLPDIPEGTLGLTGFSLIPREGAVTVALFIRNASSIPVEMGKLDLAIAVEGHLFAKGEFDLSPVGIIPPMSSRPWEITFPEDLVTNERSMDVRQWKLIIGLPQREFVWPKNLEIDPAMEKRLTVTQKDRLENMMYNLPFLAPGTVSFTGFDIGLKEDGRLIVAMLIRSALEDTFQPKALRVVVRERNKEKVIAEGIVDGSKISLKSGSSKPWILAFPPKVVNMNQTLNKSNWELDVEVL
- a CDS encoding TetR/AcrR family transcriptional regulator, coding for MAARRAVTKELSREQIVKVARELFATQGYRAVSMRSIAQKLGYSHGSLYYHFKEKAELFNAIVQEDYRTLQEQMKKSIEQTDTASRPQHKLESLMETFIHFGLSHPHHYEMMFCSNEPETLEYARPEQDSCYETFASLVREEAGDALQRIGNTFTIPWVIFLSLHGFVVHYIQTKQTYEDVEALVKVHVRFLANQLTGEHEA